A window of Chlorobium phaeobacteroides DSM 266 genomic DNA:
AACCACGGAGTTTCACTATGGACATTCGCAGATGGATTCTGGCTTTTGTTCTCCCTCCCGCCGCCGTCATGAACAAAGAAGCCGGCACAATAATGCTCACCGGAATTCTGACCCTGTTAGGATGGGTGCCGGGCGTTACAGCGGCCGTGATCATGCTGGTTCAGGAACAGAGACAGGCCAAAGCATAAGGGACTCCACTCCTGCACCATTTTCCTGTACAGAGCTGACGATGGGACTCTATTGCAGACCGTTTCATCTTCAACTCTGTTTTTTCCGGCTTAGGGACGGATCGAACCTGCATTGCAGACGACCGCTCATCTTTTCAGCAATGCCAATACCACCCATGCATTTTCATCCTTATGAAGCTGCTTTCTGCGGTTACTCCGGCTCAGGCAAAACAACGCTGATTGCCGCTGTTATCCGCAAGCTCTCAGAGCATTTTTCTGTCGGCTACTACAAACACGGCTGTCACCGGTTCGATATTG
This region includes:
- a CDS encoding YqaE/Pmp3 family membrane protein — protein: MDIRRWILAFVLPPAAVMNKEAGTIMLTGILTLLGWVPGVTAAVIMLVQEQRQAKA